ctgttatgttttttataattattgaagtaatcaGGGTTattttgacctctctggtagttctagttaataagaaaatataacaatcaattttactagttctagtgttaagaggcAGATTAATCCTTCTGTTAGCAAACTATAAGAAATTACAATCAATTTGACTAATTCTGGTATTAACAGGgaagttaatttttttattagcaaactataagaaaatataatcaattttattgctaggtttagtgttaacaagaAAGTTAATTCTTCTATTAGCAAACTATAAGAAAATACAGAAGAATGAATTTTACTGctaattctactgttaacagAGAAGTTAATTCTTCTATTAGCAGGCTATTAAAAACTACAACAATCAATTTTactagttccagtgttaacagaGAATTCTTCAGTggacaatttatatttttggtgTCGTGTAAAATGATAATAACCGTGCCGTCGCGGTCCCCGTGTGATGCAATCGCGGCGAGCCATTGGCTCCGTCGGACTTGTTCGTTCCCCGGCGTAGAAGTCGGCTTGATTCGTGCACGCGTGATATTCGAGAGGATTACCCGTGGCGGTGATTATTACGTTATAAGTAAGTCATGATGCTGGGGAACGTGGTCGatcaataacattgaaaatcatCCGTCCGTGGACGAGCGGATCTGGCGTGCAGCCAACCGGCCAGTCATAAATTTCAACCCTTCCCTTTGTTTTCCGGAATCTCTTTGCCAACCTGCGAACAACTCTGTTGCAGATCTTCGCTGGGCTGTAAATAAGGGCAGAAGCGGTCCACCATGGCGTTCGCGGGGTTGAAGAAACAGATTAACAAGGCTAACCAGGTGAGCAAATCTGTGAACGAACAAGGGATCAAGAGCGAATGGTGAATGGCTGTGAGTGTGGGCTGATGGGGAGTTTATAACAAGCAGTTTTTTTCTGGGGTAATTAGGGTATCAGTGATAGGCAAATGTTTGGGtggagtttttatttttatggataATTGAGGAGTTTTTTGTGTAAGTGGCGTATGGGGTGTAGACTGTTTAATAGTGGCGTTGAGTTAATGTGGTAGTTAATTTTTGATGGACATGTGTCTTAATTTATCAGCTGCAAATGTTTGGGTggagtttctatttttatagagaATTGAGGAGTTTTTAATGAGATAAGTGGAGTATCAGGTGTAGACTGTTTAATAGTTAGCGTTGAGTTAATATGGTAGTTAGAATTTCTGACGAATATATGTCTTTGTTGATGAACTGTATATAGTAAGGTggagtttatatttttaagggTAATTGAGGAGTTTTTTGTGATATAAATGAGGGATGAAGCATAGAGTGTTTAATGGGAGAACTATGGGTGGTGTTGAATTAATATGGTAGTTAGAATTTCTGTTGGACATGTGTCTTCATTGATCAACTGTAAATGGTAAGGTGGagtttatacttttatagagaatTGAGTTTTTAGTGACATAAGTGAGATATGGGGTGTAAACTGTCTAATAGTTGGCGTTTAGTTAATATGGAAGTTAGAATTTTTGTTGGACATGTGTCTTCGTTGATGAACTATATATAATGAGGTggagtttatatttttatagagaattcagaaatttttaGTGACATATGGGGTGTAGATTGTTTAATAGTTGGTGTTGAATTAATATGGTAGAATTTTTGTTGGACACGTTTCCTTTATGGTTCATTGATCAACTGCAAATGTTTAggagtttatatttttatggataATTGAGGCATTGTTTAGTGAGAATTGGTGGTGTTGAATTAATATGGAAGTTAGAATATTACTTATACTTCATTGATGAACTGCAAATGTTTGGGTGGAGCTTCTATTTTTATAGATAATTGAGCAATTAATGCTTCATTAAAACAATCATCTATGTAAAGAAAATATCTTGAACTCGTACAACGCTCAGAAACGAAATATTCAGCAACATCGGTATTTATCGCACATTCAACAGAGTCGCATCTTATGTAATTATCGAACTCGGTACAAATTGATCGTAATGCGGTAACAAGTGACAGGGATGCATTTTAAACTGCACCAGAGAGGCTTCGAACCGTGTTTCATGTACAATTTTCATATCGACTTcagggaaatttattttaaaaaatataattaaataattaggtTGTGTCTTCATAAACTCAGACATTTATATCTCACAAAATTAGACATTTCAGATGTCACAAGGTAGTATATTCAATCACAATTATCTCCACAAACTTAAGACATTTATATCTCTCAAAATAATACATCTCCACAAAATCAGGCCATTTATATCTCACAAAACAATACATCTTCACAAACTTAGATATTTATACCTCACAAAATTAGACATTTCACATGTCACAAGCTAATATATTCAATCACAATTATCTTTACAAACTCAGAACATTTATATCACACAAAGCAATATATTTTCAGAAACTCAGAACATTTATATCTCTCAAAACAATACATCTTCACAAACTTAGACATTTATACCTcacaaaattagaaatttcacaTGTCACAAGCTAATATATCTAATCACAATTATCTCCACAAACTCAGAACATTTATATCTTACAAAACAATATATCTTCACAAAATTAGGACATTTACATCTCTCAAAACAGTACATCTTCACAAACTTAGAACATTTATATCTCCCAAAACATCTTCACAAACTCGTCATCTCACATGTGATACATCCAGTCACAAAAAAGCTCCATCCCCTACGCTTCAATGCCAGCTACCAGAGCCCAAAAACATTAGTTACTCATGCACACCGTTGAATCCCAATGAACGACAGGCCACTAATAATCCAGATTCCGTGCCGGCCAACGTTCCAGCAGTACACAGCATATCTGACCCAAGCGCAGAGGTCTCGTTTGCCTCAATACGCCTTGAGTGGAACAATTAATCCTTATCTAGACCGACACTTATTAAATCCCAACCGGGATACGTGTCCTGCCACAGTCGCAGATCCTTCAGTCGCAGAATTACAACGTCTTCCCACTGGGAATAACATAATTGCTCACGATGCCTCCCCATAGAGAAtgcaaatattttgaataaccGTCCCATGGAGAACCGCCCTGATAAATAATGGATAGATACTCCCAGTGTCGAGTGTTTCACCGATTATCGCGAGGCAATGTCTTAttcatgaaaaatttatattcagatTCGAGGATTTATTCCTGGCTGATGTTGCTCCAGTCTTGAGTCGTTAAAGAGGAGGAGGGCACCTTTGTTACGGAGTCACTTTGCCCAGGAGTTTAAACCTTTTTCTATAAATAGGCCAACACTTGGTCAGTGGACAGCTTTAATGtgggatttattttataacgttAAGTCTGCGTATAGGTCTTCTAttaggaactattttatttctgacAGGGGTTAGAATaggatttttatattgtttaacacTGGGAATTGTACTGGCGAAGATGATCTGTCagatttttattttggaattgATAGCGAAGCAGATTTGGGTGTTTGTATGGATGTATCGGTGCGAGCTTTAAATTTTTGTGGAGGTTTGTTACGTATATTGAGTACTTGGGGTTTAGAATAGGattctttttatagtttttaacaCTGGGAATTGTACTGGTGAAGATGATCTGTCagatttttattttggaatCATTGGAACTGATAGCAAAGCAGATTTGTGTGTTTGTATGGATGTATCAGTGTGAGCTTCAATTTTGAGGAATATAGTTTTTTGAGTTTTTTAAATGTTgtgagaatattattttaattgtttggtagtttagtgttatATGGATGTAATTGTAGTTCCttcatttaaaagtttaaagttGTTTGGAAGTAGGGACTTCATTCAGGTTATTTATTCTAATTGATAAGTGTactttttaacactggaactaaaCTTAAACAGTATCTTAAAAATTCCTTTGTGAAAGCTTTAaacatgaatttattaagatttcaattggtttatattttaagCACTGAATCATAATTTAAgtgtttaaattataaaatttatattaagtactaaataataattcttgaaattattttaagataaaagaaacaattagGAATTGGTAATTTTGATcacttggtagttccagtgttgatgTATCATTCAGTACATGAAATGTTCTCATAGAAGCAAGTAGTATAGGTCATTATGTGATGTTTCTCCTACAAACtggttcattaatttcattcctcttcaaagtaaatttcttCACATCATTTAAATCTCCATTGATTAATTAACAGttttgttaacactgaaactatcacTAAACATTTAAAATGATTCCAAAAATAGCTCCACTACTTTAAAAAAACTAGAAATACTCCATTATTACCATTTTcacaataattacataattacatatCAACCACTCATCAATTTTATTGTCAACTATAAATATCTCATGTCTCATCATCAAACAAATCTctttatttatcaataattgATATACAAAACcattaaacatttgaaacaattaaaaaaatagcTCCACTATCAAAAAACTGGAAATATTCCATTATTACCATTTTcacaataattacataattacatatCAACCACTCATCAGTTCTATTATTGACTATCAATATCTTTCTAAAATCATCAACACTCTACAGGTACATCACTCTAACTCTGTCCTAAACATCAGATCTCTTGCAGTGAATCACTTCAGCGCCATTTGTTTTTACTCCTCCAAGCGAACATAACCTCTTTATCTCCGCTGGACGATTAATTCGCGATCGGTGCCGCTGATATTCAGGACGTCGTGGCCGCAGAAAACGCGCGAGCCATTTTACCGGAATGCATAAACGCGCATAAATTCGAGTCGAACGCGGTACGTGACATTGTATCCAGCCGGATGTAGGTCAGATTTACTCTAGGACACGTTTAATTGGCGATGGTACGTTATCTATGCTCCTGCGTGTAGTATCGTACAGGCGAGTCAACGTTAAATATGGGTCACGGTCGCAACGGGAGCTTCGTCGAATAATCGTGTTGCTTCGGTTTTACGAATCCGCCGGCCGAGCTGCGCGACATATTGTTCTTTCGGTTCGCGACGTCCTACGCGGGCGCCAACATTCGCGGTAATGCGACTTGAACGATATAGCgctgctcgcttaaatttcacaatttcgaGTCGgtggaatttagccgagcagGGAAAATTGGGAGATGGCTTTTAGGAATTGACTCGGAGCACGGTCTGGCGACGGCAGAGAATCGATACAGTGAGCGGAAGCGGGATAGACACACGTGCAGCGAAGAAAATCTCAGTTGCAGTAAattttatcttgttgaatgtagTGTcaatggattgctgagattaCGCCGagtaaaatgagtacaaacacgataggaatcggactacTTTTAGTGATTTgatgtaattaacgaagttaAAGGCTCGTTTTCATGAAGTCGAAAAGTTAGTcagattcccatcgtgtttgggctcattttaatcagaagaatcccAGCAATCCGTCGGTGCCACGATCGAGAATGTAAGATCAAAATTCTTCCAACTGAAATGTCCTCCACAGCGTGTTTACGTTCGACGCGTGCGGCGTCGCTTTGAAGTTGAGCGGTTCGACCCTCGATGCCCGACGGCCTGCGTCATACCGCTTCTGCTCATTGTGTTCATCTTCTGTTTCTGTCCGCCAGGATCACGTTACACCGAGCTCTGAACAGCGAGTCGTGGGGGAAGGGCAGCTGGTGCTATAGAAGTTAGCCGAACGGATTTCGCTGGAATTTTAGGGAGCCTCCCTGCATTGTTCTTTTGACTCGCAAACTTCTGCTCGGGCGTCAACGCTCGCCGCTATCATGCGGAGATAATGCGTCGTGAATGAGAGttaattaacactttatctacctaATCGAGGCTGCCACTTACAGTCCGTTGCATGGAACCTGGCACTTGTGAAATTATAGGAACGAATAGTAGATCATCAGCGAATTAGCTAATCAGCCGTCTTTTAATCTGACCATTGGCACGAAAGTGCCAACTTAGCTGCAACGCGTGGTACCAGTTGACTATGTGATTTTAGCTGATGCACAGGGATGTATAATTTTAGTTAACAAGTTTTGTAACTTAAAAATCAAAGTTGttatttgtaattgaaaatattgtagcAAGTGACTTCTTTCGATTTTGAAATGTGGAAACTGGGTATCAGACTtgaatgtaaattgtaaatCTCTTGGAAATGCAATTTCGTGTAACGATGTAAATAATCAGAGTTGTCTCGCGCTCGGCGAGCGTGATATTACGAGTGATAACGAGGAGTTATTATCCTGTAGTGTCATTGGGGAATAAAACTTTCTCTGCAAGTAATCAGAACTCTCGTCTAACCTCGTTCCGAGTTTCATCTGTTGTTATGATTGTGGGGCGAAAAGTTGTCATTGAATGTCGTTAGACGTTTCTTGCCTCGGTTGGCAAAATTTCAAAAGCACATCGCTTTAGATCAATTGACTACGGATATTATTGATCCGCACTGCCTATCCCTTCTGTCACCGACGGTTTTCACCCTTTCAAACTTCTTTCTATTATATCTTCTTGGCTAAGACCTTACCAAGTTGACTTTTCATGTTCTctgatttttatcaattttaatgaaataaataatattctgtttagctAAGTCCATTTTTGGATGTTTTTAGATTTTTGGGAgtgttatagaaataaataatctttttaGCTAAACATTTTTGgatatttcctgatttttccTAATTTTAATGGAGTAAATAATATCCTTTTTGACTAACCAACTcaattttctatattctttgacttttcttaattttaatggaaaaaataatattctgtttagctAACTAAGACCCAGCCAActcaatttttcatattttctgatttttgtcaattttaatggaataaataatctaTTTAGTCAACTAAGACCCAACcaactgaaatttcaatattctctgattattctcaattttaacagaataaataatattctgttcatCAACCCAAGACCTAATCAACTCAGTTTTCAATATTCCCCAAATTCTAGTGAAACAAACAATATTCTCTTTATTTATTCAAGTATTCACTCATCCCTTCATCTGTTCCAGATTAGAAAGCCCTCCTAACAACATTCAAATATATTCTACAACTTCCAACTCCAAAACACAATTTCCCAATCTTCATTTCCTAAACCTACCCTCACCGATTCTCACTTTCCATGTTCAGATACCTTATATACACCGTAAGAACCACCTCAACGTACCTAATAGTTTCAACCACTAATTGAACTGTGTTTCCAAAGTACATGACGGAGAAGATGGGCGGCGCGGAGGGCACCAAGCTGGACGTGGACTTCATGGACATGGAGAGGGTGAGCACGAGTTTCTACATTTTTAAGGTTTCATACATTCTGGCGCTTTGCGTGTAACCTTGGATCGATCCCGTCCAGGCGGGGAACTCTTTGCTAGCTTGATAATCTAGTGAGAGGTTCGAGCGACAAATGGCATGGATTTGTTCATAGAAAACCGACGTCACGTGCGAGCTGGTGGAGGAGCTGCAGCTCAAGACGAAGGAGTTCCTACAGCCGAACCCGACGGCGAGGGCGAAGATGGCGGCGGTCAAGGGCATCAGCAAGCTCAGCGGTCAAGCGAAGGCTTCTACTTACCCTCAGCCTGAAGGCGTGCTCGGCGACTGCATGCTCACCTATGGCAAGAAGCTCGGAGAAGATAGTATTTTTGGTACGCCATCAATTTAGAGAGCCataattgaagtttcaatattatataactaAAACATCTGAtttcaagtatttattttaaataatagagtTATGTATATTGAAAGTAGTTGAGGGATTGTTCTTCGATGGTAGATATAGTTACTGTATGTGTTTGTGTTTTGGGTGTTATTGGAAATATGGGTTGTAACTTGTTTTTTGGGGAGCATATGTTTATAAGATAATgggaatataaaattgaatagtttTGTTTGAAGTGGACTTTTTAAGATGTGGGAAAGGTTAGGTTGATGCTTGAGAAGGGAAAGATGAGTTTAATTGTTGTAGTTTGAAATTGGGAACACTTTTTATCATTTGTCATGgagaacaatattttaaaaattatgtgTCAATTGTCTGATTAAGAAAACAGTAGATTACTTATTTCTACATTGTTCTTAAAAGTCTGCCATTACATCCAATCTTTAAATAACcttcaatatttaacaaatcaTCTCAATGATGAGGTAAACATTACAAAACATTCTAAACACAATCTACCAATCCCCCAATTAAGAAACCAGTCTATTTATCTCCACACCATTCCTGTCTGCCACTTAAAAGTCTCCGAACCCCAAGCAACCTCCAATACCCAGCAAATCATCAGAACAATCTAAACACAGCATTCCAACCACACTCCATCCCACAGAAACTCACACTCTTCATTCAACCCCCAAGAAACTTCGCCAGAAGTCCTCCCAGCAATTAGTCACCTAAGTACGTACTCCAGTGCAAGACCATTCATCCATCTTTTCTAATTCCCAGCTCAGGCTCTCATCGAAATGGGTGAGGCGATGAAGCAGATGGCTGATGTGAAATATTCTCTGGACGACAACATCAAGCAGAACTTCCTGGAGCCCCTGCACCATTTGCAGACCAAAGATCTGAAGGAAGTGATGGTGAGTTCCATGGTCATTAAccccccttggcctatgatttctttctcaattctgatcgatacggctactttgtcattaacaatttattagagaaaagaaaatataggcatgatatatgcttagaattagtaatcaattgttatacttaaaGAGAATAATTCTTAGAATTAgtaatcaattgttatacttaaaGAGAATAATTCTTAGAATTAGTaatcaattgttatatttaaggAGAataattctaagcatatgtcatgcctatataactatataacctatataacctaagtatatataagtatataggTTATATAGCCTACATAACCTAAGTATATAGGTTATATAGCATACATAACCtaagtataacaattgattacaCAGGAATAATGTTGACTTTGAACTAGAATGAACTGAGcaacatatatatttgttgaattacTTTTGTTGAATGATTACTAATTCTAAGCATGTCATgcttatataactatataacctatataatctaagtatataactatatagtctAAGTATATAGGTTATATAGCCTACGTAACCTAAGTACAACAATTGATTACAAAGGAATAATGTTCACTCTGAACCAGAATGAACCGagtaacatatatatttgttgaattctgttaaaaatcttcaccactgttgttataggacaaggggttaaaagtcaTTGGAAAACATTGTTTAACatatctctctctctgttccagCACCACCGGAAAAAGCTTCAGGGCCGAAGGCTCGACTTCGATTGCAAGCGAAGACGCCAAGCGAAAGGTACACTCGCCGCCGCGTGCTCACTTTATCTCCCCGTCtcgttattgatttatttaagcagcagcgcgcgcgcggcctcgCGACACGACAAACTCTCTCGACGCGTTTGCAATTATAATTCGCATTTTCCAATAAACGATGAAACCCACACCGCCCCGGTGAACGGCGGTGCAGCTGGCTGCGCGATTAGCTGTGCGTTCTTCCAGTTTGTTTACTGGACACAGGGGACAAACGTCGAATCAAATCTCAAACGTTCCAAACGATGCCCTTTAAACGCTCTCGAGTCACTAGACATTGATGTATATACAGGGCAGAAATTATAAGTTACAGTCGAGTATCTCTGAAAATATGCAGAAATGTTTcagaaagttgttcaatacAAAGGACATCATTTATTCTTCCTGGACACTCCAAGGTCAGGTGAAGGTCAACAttctttcaaatgaaacacGTTTGCTTATCCATCAAATGCGTTTCAACGAATTCAACGAATGACTCAAGGTCGTtcaatttcagtttcaattCCTTTTGAAGGAAAGTTGACCTTCGCTTCACCTTGGAGCGTCCAGGAAGAATAATGGTGATGTCCTCGGTATTGAActttctgaaacatttttgagTGTCAATATTTTTGGAGATACTCGACTGTAATGCTTTGTAATTTCTACTCTGTATGTGACAATGaataagaaatttgaatagaaatatcTAGCTTAAGGCAGATTTTCACTGTACATACACCGCACTCGCATGTACTACCGCATGTGCACGTTCTGATTTATAATTGTTGGTCGTTCTTACCTCAGTCTAACGactgacgatgacgatgatgacgtTTAGGCGGTTTCGGCAccctcttttcttttatttattatacacacCGGAGCAACTttgattgtttctttctttgaaCGCTTCCTTGATCACTAGCAGCCGGGAAAAGATCCGGCAGTCCACATTGTGGAAGTCCGGTAAGGACTTCATCGCCATATACCGGTATGTGATACAAAAGAGATCTATTTAGAATCTAACTTGAGTCCAGTCTTGTAGAGTCTCGGGCTTTGACACGGATCTTTCGATTGCCTTTCTGTATGTTACACCTGTACGTAGGCGTATGGCAGATTAGAGATGTTCGAGTCACGTGTAACTTTCTTTCGGGGAATTCCATGTAGGCTTTGTGAGTTACGTTCAGGCTTTTGTGGATGGAATTCAAACTTTTGGGAATCTGGGAATTTTATGTACTTTGTTGGAGGAAATGTCAGAGTAGTTAGCGAGCAATCAAGAATTGTGTTGGAGAGGGGTGTTACGTATTCATTTCAAACGAATTGCCAATTCATTACAGTTAATACGTATTACGTAATTAAGAGattcaaagtaaatagtacAAATATTAAACGTTTGAGTTTCCCTgaaataatataagtaatataaatattaaacgttaaCACACACTTCTTTAATTCTTGATTTCTTACTAACATTTGATACTTTTCCAGTAAAATATACACATAGAAGTGCTAGATTTGCAAAAGGGTGAATTCAACATACAAAAAGAtgaatttaatttgcaaaaGGGTGAATTTGAAGTGCCTAACCTATAAAATGATAGGTATACTTGCTCGAGTACACACATAATACTCAAGTATTTGCGAGTGCACTGAATGCTGATTGTACCATTTGATAAATTTCTTCTAAGGGATTTCAGTATTTGCTTGTACTAGGAAGGAAAAGACGTACGCGATCAAAGCACCTGGACGTCACTTGGAGTTCGGTTTACTTTTGCTAGAGTTATATGTCTCGCTTTCCCGTTCTTTCTCTCCCCAGTATATCTTGTGTATCTATCCTAGGCAATGAAGCAACCCAGTAgtgcaatttttaatatctttgcTGGCGCAAATTTTGCGAGCAGGTTCTCACGTTTCAGACGACGAGATACGTCAGGCTGAAGAAAAGTTTGCGGAGAGCCTCCATCTGGCACAGATGGGAATGTTCAATTTGTTGGAGAACGATGTGAGTTGTTCGCAGTGCATCAATGATTCTTCAAGACTGTTCGAGTGGAATATtagataattcttttttatcatacgctgtattattatttaggTAGAGCAAGTGGCACAGTTGGCAACGTTTAGCGAAGCTCTCTTGGATTACCATCAACAGTGTACTGAGATCTTGAAAGCATTAACAGAGACGCTTCTGGAGAAGTACGTACTCTTTCGAGCCTCTGAAATCCATTCGCATTCTTgatacattgatttatttctaaattataggAAAGACGAAGCAGCGAACAAGCCAAAAATGGAGTTTGTGCCTAAGACGTTGGCTGATCTACATGTTGATGCATTACCCACATCGGATGCTATGAACGGTGGGAACTTCTCTCTTCACGGTAAAACACATTTTACACTTACACATACAGAGATGATGATATTTGCGGGTGAACTGGCTGTTTGTTCTTACCTCCTCTGTCATGCAACAATTCTACATGTCCCTTAACTATACTCTCTGGCCATGTACATTGTCGTATCTTCTACTTGTTGGATTCTCCTGTTACTTATTTTTGTTCTCTAACAATCATTGAGTTTCATTGTATCTTAGCACTCGAGAGAAAATCTTAGATGCACATCATGTGAAATAACATGGGCAGTATTCTCTGCAATGGAATTATAGGTTAGAGTACTAAGCAACGAAGAACTTCAGGAAATTGAGGAAATCATTTTTACCACTTGtcagttttaaaatatattctgtaataCGTAAACAAGGTTCTTTgccatatatttaatattaaacagatATTTTTAGCAGTAACAACTTATCTGGCAAGGAAGATTGTAGTTCGCTGACGAACAACTGAAGTATGTGTATTCTTTTAGTCGAACCATGAAATAAATTCAAGATAAacacatataataatatgttcATAAATTCTCTAATACAATTGTTAGAGAAtcttattagttattatttgtCCAAGTGAAAGGTGGTTAAAAAtgacttttcaaatttccatgTACTTTCTTTCATAATATCTGAGAAAGGTTGCAATTTGAGATGTTATATTCCACTACAACATTCTGTATACCATTTACCAACACTTCTATTACACATTCTCTAACTGTTCTCTGTGTATACTCTCGCATACTTGAATGTCTGTCCTTTTGACGTAATTTAGGGGCGAGTCGAGCCGGGTCTCCAGTCCATTTGGAAGGGAAGCGCTCACAGCTCGAGCTATTTCCGGCTGGAAACCCGCCACAATCTGCTAATGGTAAATTTTGCATGGGCTTATTTTC
This is a stretch of genomic DNA from Nomia melanderi isolate GNS246 chromosome 1, iyNomMela1, whole genome shotgun sequence. It encodes these proteins:
- the EndoA gene encoding SH3 domain containing GRB2 like, endophilin-A isoform X4 yields the protein MAFAGLKKQINKANQYMTEKMGGAEGTKLDVDFMDMERKTDVTCELVEELQLKTKEFLQPNPTARAKMAAVKGISKLSGQAKASTYPQPEGVLGDCMLTYGKKLGEDSIFAQALIEMGEAMKQMADVKYSLDDNIKQNFLEPLHHLQTKDLKEVMHHRKKLQGRRLDFDCKRRRQAKAGKRSGSPHCGSPVRTSSPYTDDEIRQAEEKFAESLHLAQMGMFNLLENDVEQVAQLATFSEALLDYHQQCTEILKALTETLLEKKDEAANKPKMEFVPKTLADLHVDALPTSDAMNGGNFSLHGASRAGSPVHLEGKRSQLELFPAGNPPQSANASPLPSPSKSPARTPMTRQPCCTALFDFKPENSGELGFKEKDIITLIQQIDENWFEGSLNGRTGFFPVTYVQVVVPLP
- the EndoA gene encoding SH3 domain containing GRB2 like, endophilin-A isoform X8; the encoded protein is MAFAGLKKQINKANQYMTEKMGGAEGTKLDVDFMDMERKTDVTCELVEELQLKTKEFLQPNPTARAKMAAVKGISKLSGQAKASTYPQPEGVLGDCMLTYGKKLGEDSIFAQALIEMGEAMKQMADVKYSLDDNIKQNFLEPLHHLQTKDLKEVMHHRKKLQGRRLDFDCKRRRQAKGSHVSDDEIRQAEEKFAESLHLAQMGMFNLLENDVEQVAQLATFSEALLDYHQQCTEILKALTETLLEKKDEAANKPKMEFVPKTLADLHVDALPTSDAMNGASRAGSPVHLEGKRSQLELFPAGNPPQSANASPLPSPSKSPARTPMTRQPCCTALFDFKPENSGELGFKEKDIITLIQQIDENWFEGSLNGRTGFFPVTYVQVVVPLP
- the EndoA gene encoding SH3 domain containing GRB2 like, endophilin-A isoform X9, with product MAFAGLKKQINKANQYMTEKMGGAEGTKLDVDFMDMERKTDVTCELVEELQLKTKEFLQPNPTARAKMAAVKGISKLSGQAKASTYPQPEGVLGDCMLTYGKKLGEDSIFAQALIEMGEAMKQMADVKYSLDDNIKQNFLEPLHHLQTKDLKEVMHHRKKLQGRRLDFDCKRRRQAKAAGKRSGSPHCGSPVRTSSPYTGSHVSDDEIRQAEEKFAESLHLAQMGMFNLLENDVEQVAQLATFSEALLDYHQQCTEILKALTETLLEKKDEAANKPKMEFVPKTLADLHVDALPTSDAMNGGNFSLHASPLPSPSKSPARTPMTRQPCCTALFDFKPENSGELGFKEKDIITLIQQIDENWFEGSLNGRTGFFPVTYVQVVVPLP
- the EndoA gene encoding SH3 domain containing GRB2 like, endophilin-A isoform X2 — translated: MAFAGLKKQINKANQYMTEKMGGAEGTKLDVDFMDMERKTDVTCELVEELQLKTKEFLQPNPTARAKMAAVKGISKLSGQAKASTYPQPEGVLGDCMLTYGKKLGEDSIFAQALIEMGEAMKQMADVKYSLDDNIKQNFLEPLHHLQTKDLKEVMHHRKKLQGRRLDFDCKRRRQAKAGKRSGSPHCGSPVRTSSPYTGSHVSDDEIRQAEEKFAESLHLAQMGMFNLLENDVEQVAQLATFSEALLDYHQQCTEILKALTETLLEKKDEAANKPKMEFVPKTLADLHVDALPTSDAMNGGNFSLHGASRAGSPVHLEGKRSQLELFPAGNPPQSANASPLPSPSKSPARTPMTRQPCCTALFDFKPENSGELGFKEKDIITLIQQIDENWFEGSLNGRTGFFPVTYVQVVVPLP
- the EndoA gene encoding SH3 domain containing GRB2 like, endophilin-A isoform X3, which codes for MAFAGLKKQINKANQYMTEKMGGAEGTKLDVDFMDMERKTDVTCELVEELQLKTKEFLQPNPTARAKMAAVKGISKLSGQAKASTYPQPEGVLGDCMLTYGKKLGEDSIFAQALIEMGEAMKQMADVKYSLDDNIKQNFLEPLHHLQTKDLKEVMHHRKKLQGRRLDFDCKRRRQAKAAGKRSGSPHCGSPVRTSSPYTDDEIRQAEEKFAESLHLAQMGMFNLLENDVEQVAQLATFSEALLDYHQQCTEILKALTETLLEKKDEAANKPKMEFVPKTLADLHVDALPTSDAMNGGNFSLHGASRAGSPVHLEGKRSQLELFPAGNPPQSANASPLPSPSKSPARTPMTRQPCCTALFDFKPENSGELGFKEKDIITLIQQIDENWFEGSLNGRTGFFPVTYVQVVVPLP